In a genomic window of Streptomyces roseoviridis:
- a CDS encoding NAD(P)-dependent oxidoreductase yields MTSAQPVIAVLGTGIIGAPVARNLAASGLTVRAWNRTRAKAEALSADGVHVADSPAEAVDGADVVLTVLNDGPRVLEAVRAAAPKLARGTVWVQVSTVGEVVDELAAFAEETGLVFVDAPVQGSRQPAELGKLVVLAAAPQSVRPTVQPLFDTIGSRTVWVGEDGTSGAASRLKLVLNTWVGALTHGVGEALSLADRLGVDPRHFVDVVSGGPMDSGFFQGKTAAILARDWTPQFSVDNSEKDARLVLDAAERVGVRLDATEAGHRRFQRAARLGHGDKDMAAGWFASFDADADA; encoded by the coding sequence ATGACCTCCGCACAGCCGGTCATCGCAGTCCTCGGCACCGGCATCATCGGCGCCCCCGTCGCCCGCAACCTGGCCGCCTCCGGTCTGACGGTCCGCGCCTGGAACCGCACCCGCGCCAAGGCCGAGGCGCTTTCCGCCGACGGCGTGCACGTCGCCGACAGCCCGGCCGAGGCCGTGGACGGCGCCGACGTCGTCCTCACCGTCCTCAACGACGGTCCCCGCGTCCTGGAGGCCGTCCGGGCGGCCGCGCCCAAACTGGCCCGGGGCACCGTCTGGGTGCAGGTCAGCACCGTCGGCGAGGTCGTCGACGAGCTCGCCGCCTTCGCCGAGGAGACGGGCCTCGTCTTCGTCGACGCACCCGTCCAGGGCTCGCGCCAGCCCGCCGAACTGGGCAAGCTCGTGGTCCTCGCGGCGGCGCCGCAGAGCGTCCGGCCCACCGTCCAGCCGCTGTTCGACACCATCGGCTCGCGGACCGTCTGGGTCGGCGAGGACGGCACGAGCGGCGCCGCCAGCCGCCTCAAGCTGGTCCTGAACACCTGGGTGGGCGCCCTCACGCACGGCGTGGGCGAGGCCCTGTCGCTCGCCGACCGGCTCGGCGTCGACCCCCGGCACTTCGTGGACGTCGTCTCCGGCGGCCCGATGGACAGCGGCTTCTTCCAGGGCAAGACCGCCGCGATCCTCGCCCGGGACTGGACCCCGCAGTTCTCCGTGGACAACTCCGAGAAGGACGCCCGGCTCGTCCTCGATGCCGCCGAGCGCGTCGGCGTCCGGCTCGACGCGACCGAGGCCGGCCACCGCCGCTTCCAGCGGGCCGCCCGGCTCGGCCACGGGGACAAGGACATGGCGGCGGGCTGGTTCGCCAGCTTCGACGCCGACGCCGACGCCTGA
- a CDS encoding helix-turn-helix transcriptional regulator: protein MTHLSDDERSAMPVELSHPPLDTVELDAVYAALADRHRRGVVVRLARTPDAEVPCTTLDVPGAKSTRSYHWKVLREAGLILQRSTGTGMLLRLRPEFEERFPGLLGNLLSLEGGDQGAPAS from the coding sequence GTGACGCACCTGTCCGACGACGAGAGGTCCGCGATGCCCGTCGAGCTGTCCCACCCACCGCTGGACACGGTCGAACTCGACGCCGTGTACGCGGCCCTGGCCGACCGTCACCGGCGCGGCGTGGTGGTCCGGCTGGCCCGGACGCCAGACGCCGAGGTGCCCTGCACGACCCTGGACGTGCCGGGTGCGAAGTCCACCCGCTCGTACCACTGGAAGGTGCTCCGCGAGGCCGGGCTGATCCTCCAGCGCAGCACGGGGACGGGCATGCTGCTGCGCCTTCGACCGGAGTTCGAGGAGCGCTTCCCCGGGCTGCTGGGCAACCTGCTCAGCCTGGAGGGCGGCGATCAGGGGGCGCCCGCCTCCTGA